A genomic window from Silene latifolia isolate original U9 population chromosome 11, ASM4854445v1, whole genome shotgun sequence includes:
- the LOC141614495 gene encoding uncharacterized protein LOC141614495, producing the protein MAWDQKEGIRLRKSISDVTLQVNVTNNITEGINESDKDSIVQVKCECCGLEEECSHDYLNKIKEMYFEKWVCGLCSEAIKERLMQSSSEKSMKDALRMHKEFCEEFNASIRSNPKLSLTWALRDIARRSSLHRRSLSENQMPASRLIRSASCDPRIDVEFGGKE; encoded by the exons aTGGCTtgggatcaaaag GAAGGAATTAGGCTAAGAAAATCAATTTCGGATGTAACCCTTCAAGTTAACGTAACAAATAACATAACAGAGGGAATTAACGAAAGTGACAAGGATTCAATCGTGCAAGTGAAATGTGAATGTTGTGGCCTTGAAGAGGAATGTTCACATGATTACTTGAACAAAATCAAAGAAATGTATTTTGAAAAATGGGTTTGTGGACTTTGCAGCGAAGcgattaaggagagattaatgcaATCATCGTCCGAAAAATCCATGAAAGATGCTCTTAGAATGCACAAGGAATTTTGTGAGGAGTTTAATGCATCAATCAGGAGCAATCCTAAGCTTTCTCTGACATGGGCGTTAAGAGATATCGCGAGACGTAGCTCTCTACACCGGAGATCTTTGTCGGAAAATCAGATGCCAGCATCCAGGCTTATTAGGAGTGCTAGTTGTGATCCTAGAATTGATGTTGAGTTTGGAGGGAAAGAGTAG